AACTAAATGCGGCTTCTCAGCAATATATTTGATAAGAGTATCGTGACACATTTTTCCTTCTTGTACAAGATCATGACAACATGCATCAGTGATGGTTAAATTTTCAAAGACAACACCAATTATATCCAACGCACATTTTGGACTGATTTTAAGAAGACAGGTATCCCATAGTGATTTTGCTTCAGCTTCTTCAACAGAGAATGCAGGAACGAACGCACAAATCAAAGCAACAACAATGAATACGATAGTAGTTCGGGAAGAAGTGTGAGCCATTGTGCCTATGTTTTCGAAATAAGTGGCAaatgttattaatataatatattaaaatgtttgtatctggtattttagaatgaaattttgtctcatatttataagagattaAACACTCAAATACAAACATAAACGTATTTTCAAGTGAACAtaagaaattaattaatgcaGTTTAACGTTAAATAAAATGTGACCGTTAATATGGGTTTTCTctaatatatttagaaaatgtagaaaaactaaatatacttattgtttaaactaaatactatcaaaatagaatatttctaaattattaatattttaagttattttgttgttAAGAAATAACCTGCCAATCGAATTTAACCATTGTTTATACGTATTCTCAACTTTTGTAAATGCTAATACGCTCCATCATTTACAGAAATTTGGGTTTACAAATGTGAATTTAATCGAGTATGGATTGTCCATTATCGCGTATCTTTATTTTGTAAGAATTTACTACTAGAAGAAATTATAGAGCTAAACCATAACTAGTATACACATTATGTAGATATAGTTTCATAGAAATAAAACTGGAACTGGCGAAAAACAATATTAGAGTTAAACAATTAATTTGCAAAAATTAAAGGGTTGTAATGTATTAAAAATTCTTaaccctaatctacaaattgtaataaatgaaacaaaaaatgtgTATAATTTTGTTTCCAAAACTTTTATGATGGATTTAAAAGTCAAATCCATACGCGCCATCCTAATATCATTGGCATAAGTTACTATCTACTTACTAGTCATAGGAAATTGTTCTTTTTTGTGATTACATCCAGTCTCATCGTTTTCTTTGTAAATGATCGTATTTACAAAATCGTCGACAACATGAGTATTCgaaatagttttttttccaAGCCATTATATTAGCATGTACTACTAAACTCAAAGGTTTCGAAGGTGAAACATTAGATATTTTCTTAGCTTCTTGTTTTAAATTATCCAAGATAATTTTCAGAGtatgtaaaaataatgattgaaaTCGTAgaggaaaattaaaatttaaaattaaagataagTTAAGTCAAAGTAATTAAGCAATATTGTttgaaattattcatatatgTCTTGTTATTAGTTTAACAATCTTGTATGGTTAGCACATTGTTTTTCAATTGAGTTAATATATGTATTGATTCATTTAGAATGAGATTCACCTGATGGTCGCTTTATATTGCATCCTGTTTGATCCACgatttttgatcaaataaaatttaacgataataaaataaaaattttgtagATCAATACAAgcataacatatttttaagcAGTTTGCGAAACTGAGACACAATGAGTCCACAAATCATCACTTTTCTTCAAATACTCTGTTTCGTGGGCAACTAAATGCGGCTTCTCAGCAATATATTTGATAAGAGTATCGTGACACATTTTTCCTTCTTGTACAAGATCATGACAACATGCATCAGTGATGGTTAAATTTTCAAAGACAACACCAATTATATCCAACGCACATTTTGGACTGATTTTAAGAAGACAGGTATCCCATAGTGATTTTGCTTCAGCTTCTTCAACAGAGAATGCAGGAACGAACGCACAAATCAAAGCAACAACAATGAATACTTTAGAAGTTTGGGAAGAAGTGTAAGCCATTGTGCCAATGTTTTCGAGATAAGTGGCAaatgttattaatataatatattaaaatgtttgtATCTGGTATTTTagaatgaattttttttctcatatttATAATAGATTAAACACTCAAACCCAAACTAAACGTATTTTCAAGTGAACAtaagaaattaattaatgcaGTTTAACGTTAAATAAAATGTGACTGTTAATATGAGTTTTCTCTaacatatttagaaaatttagaaaaaataaatatacttattTGTTTAAACTAAATACTATCAAAATAGCatatttctaaattattaaagttttaagttattttgttgttAAGAAATAACCTGCCAATCGAATTTAACCATTGTTTATACGTATTCTCAGCTTTTTGTAAATGCTAATAGGCTCCATCATTTACAGAAATTTGGGtttaaaaatgtgaatttaatCGAGTACGGATTGTCATATATCGCGTATCTTTATTTTGTAAGAGTTTACTACTAGAAGAAATTATATAGCTAAACCATAACTAGTATACACATTATGTAGATATAGTTTCATAGAAATGAAACTGGAACTGGCGAAAAAACACTAATTgagttaaaaaattaattggcaaaattTAAAGGgttgtagtttattaaaaaacttGAAGCCAAATCTTGtaataaatgaaacaaaaaatgtgCACAATTTTGTTTCCAAATTTTTTGTGATGGATCTAAAACTCAAATCCATACGCTCCATCCTAATATCATTGGCATAAGTTATTATCTACTTACTAGTCATAGGATATTGTTCTTTTGCGTGATTAGATTCAGTCTCATTGTTTCCTTTATAACTAAATGTGTTTACAAAATCGTTACAACATGAGTATTCgaaatagttttttttccaAGCCATTATATTAGCATGTACTACTAAACTCAAAGGTTTCAAAGGTGAAACATTAGATATTTTCTTAGCTTCTTGTTTTAAATTATCCAAGATAATTTTCAGTTTATGTTAAAATAATGATTGACATCAtagttgaaaattaatttttaaaattaaagataagTTAAATCAAACTAATTAAGCAATATTGTTTGAGATTATTCATATATTCTAGTTATTAGTTTAACAATCTTGTATGGTTAGCGCATTGTTTGTCAATtgagttaatatttgtattgattAATTTAGAATGAGATTCACTTGATGGTCGCTTTACATTGCATACTGTTTGATCCAcaatttttgatcaaataaaatttaacgatagttaaataaaaattctgTTAATCAGAACAATACAAGCATACATATTTTTAAGCAGTTTGCGAAATTGAGACACAATGAGTCCACAAATCATCACTTTTCTTCAAATACTCTGTTTCGTGGGCAACTAAATGCGGCTTCTCAGCAATATATTTGATAAGAGTATCATGACACATTTTTCCTTCTTGAACAAGATCATGACAACATGCATCAGTGATGGTTAAATTTTCAAAGACAACACCAATTATATCCAACGCACATTTTGGACTGATTTTAAGAAGACATGTATCCCATAGTGATTTTGCTTCAGCTTCTTCAACAGAGAATGCAGGAACGAACACACAAATCAAAGCAACAACAATGAATACGATAGTAGTTCGGGAAGAAGTGTGAGCCATTGTGCCAATGTTTTCGAAATAAGTGGCAaatgttattaatataatatattaaatttttgtatCTGGTATTTGAGAATGCAATTTTGtctcatatttataagagattaAACAATCAAACACAAACTAAACGTATTTTCAAGTGAACATAAGATATTAATTAATGCAGTTTAACGTTAAATAAAATGTGACAGCTAATATGAGTTTTCtctaacatattaaaaaaatttagaaaatataaatatacttatttttaaaactaaatgcTATCAAAATAGCatatttctaaattattaatgttttaaattattttgttgttaAGAAATAACCTGCCTATGGGtttaaaaatgtgaatttaatCGAGTACGGATTGTCATATATCGCGTATCTTTATTTTGTAAGAATTTACTACTAGAAGAAATTATATAGCTAAACCATAACTAGTATACACATTACGTAGATATAGTTTCATAGAA
The nucleotide sequence above comes from Brassica napus cultivar Da-Ae chromosome A9, Da-Ae, whole genome shotgun sequence. Encoded proteins:
- the LOC125578362 gene encoding uncharacterized protein LOC125578362, encoding MAYTSSQTSKVFIVVALICAFVPAFSVEEAEAKSLWDTCLLKISPKCALDIIGVVFENLTITDACCHDLVQEGKMCHDTLIKYIAEKPHLVAHETEYLKKSDDLWTHCVSVSQTA
- the LOC125578360 gene encoding uncharacterized protein LOC125578360 encodes the protein MAHTSSRTTIVFIVVALICAFVPAFSVEEAEAKSLWDTCLLKISPKCALDIIGVVFENLTITDACCHDLVQEGKMCHDTLIKYIAEKPHLVAHETEYLKKSDDLWTHCVSVSQTA
- the LOC106359710 gene encoding uncharacterized protein LOC106359710, with product MAHTSSRTTIVFIVVALICVFVPAFSVEEAEAKSLWDTCLLKISPKCALDIIGVVFENLTITDACCHDLVQEGKMCHDTLIKYIAEKPHLVAHETEYLKKSDDLWTHCVSISQTA